A section of the Festucalex cinctus isolate MCC-2025b chromosome 9, RoL_Fcin_1.0, whole genome shotgun sequence genome encodes:
- the arl13a gene encoding ADP-ribosylation factor-like protein 13A: MDLDPLLYRLQRKWWPLCTPCSPQDNMFNLMSNCCTWFSKIQEPIRRVTVLVVGLDKAGKTSSIRGMLRVPHAAEGGPTQGCVRSELRVENSLVTLLDVGGSAEAQGVWSEYYAEAHGVIFVVDSSDRPRIKEVKEVLADLLKQPRVAGKPILVLANKQDKMNALLGSELIEMLSLEKLVNQSRSVCHIEPCSALMDLRRWSDRKALRGLRWLLRAVCLDYPGLCARVAQDSKRPLEPRERNGKTEKTRRRNKNERVRTSKSDLRQVHRPKDKEKMTNGEGKLQPIQNIMPKENTLKKKLKKSTRRKKRPLKDKRSKEAASEQEEEEASKGETENADHQDKSSSALIPPTRGRHKQKGKVKEETLDVPESLHNDEKPLRSEREKRKRKKGVKVKRRNKINTEDMSGASSQPVDLSATFDLYRKAILALKERQDQGQ; the protein is encoded by the exons ATGGACCTAGACCCACTTCt GTACCGCTTGCAGAGAAAATGGTGGCCACTGTGCACACCTTGCTCACCTCAAGACAACATGTTCAACCTGATGAGCAACTGCTGCACCTGGTTCTCCAAAATCCAGGAGCCAATAAG GCGTGTGACTGTTCTCGTGGTGGGTCTTGACAAAGCAGGAAAGACGTCATCCATCCGAGGCATGTTAAGAG TCCCCCACGCGGCGGAAGGAGGCCCCACCCAGGGCTGCGTGAGGAGTGAGCTGAGGGTGGAGAATTCCCTGGTCACCCTGCTGGATGTGGGCGGCTCGGCGGAGGCGCAGGGCGTCTGGAGCGAGTATTACGCAGAAGCGCACGGTGTCATCTTCGTGGTGGACTCCAGCGACCGGCCGAGGATCAAGGAGGTCAAGGAGGTCCTGGCTGACCTGCTCAAGCAGCCCAGAGTGGCAGGAAAACCCATCCTGGT CTTGGCAAACAAACAAGACAAAATGAATGCCCTGCTGGGAAGTGAGCTGATCGAGATGCTCTCCTTGGAGAAGCTGGTCAACCAGAGTCGCTCCGTGTGCCATATT GAGCCTTGTTCGGCCTTAATGGACCTCCGGCGCTGGTCGGACAGGAAGGCGTTACGGGGCCTTCGCTGGCTGCTGCGAGCCGTCTGTCTGGATTACCCGGGGCTGTGCGCCCGTGTGGCTCAGGACAGCAAGAGGCCTCTGGAGCCCAGAGAGAGGAACGGCAAAACAGAgaagacaagaagaagaaacaaaaatgaACG CGTGAGAACAAGCAAGTCAGACCTCCGCCAGGTTCACAGGCCAAAGGACAAGGAGAAAATGACAAATGGCGAAGGAAAGTTGCAGCCCATTCAGAACATCATGCCCAAG GAGAACACACTCAAAAAGAAGCTGAAGAAATCCACCAGGAGGAAGAAAAGGCCGCTCAAAGACAAACGAAGCAAAGAAGCGGCGAgcgagcaggaggaggaggaggccagcAAAGGGGAGACAGAGAACGCCGACCATCAAGACAAAAGCAGCAGCGCGCTCATCCCCCCCACTAGGGGACGACACAAACAGAAGGGCAAGGTGAAAGAGGAGACCCTGGATGTGCCTGAATCACTACACAATGATGAGAAGCCCCTCAGAT CCGAGAgggaaaagaggaaaaggaagaaaggtgtgaaagttaaaaGAAGGAACAAAATCAACACTGAAGACATGTCTGGAGCTTCCTCTCAACCCGTCGACCTCTCTGCCACATTTG ATCTTTACCGAAAAGCCATACTGGCTCTGAAGGAGCGTCAGGATCAGGGACAATGA
- the xkrx gene encoding XK-related protein 2 — MEEQEREISYADPPASDSEVVVVVNPSRVRPPLGVVLATVLYCAELLNAAVLCGSYHRTNDDYWLGYTIAFMLLPAVLIQMTLIFIHRDVGRDRPLVLLLHLLLLGPIIRCFDALMAYFQAGRKEEPYVTITRKIYLKRGEGTRTECQVSRSERILATHRNAFKRTTVIQAFLGSTPQLTLQLYATIQEKCILPVRMTLMIITNISIIYGALVCSVLAVQVRYDDYKVRFRPSAYLCMILWRGLEITTRITALVLMSTALTHWVILVGVANLLFFFFLPWAELWARKGSLAQDVEKNFSKLGTVVVLCLFTLLYACINVFCWSAVQLDLGHGELIDRRQRWDRLAAYYGARFAENLLLIALWYSFKSDFYEYVCAPLLAAQLLVGYGLAVLFMLLFYQYFHPCRSLFRHNVHDCLRCVCWRRAGEEAGPARAMAPSYSTAATMVLIPDQPLLGPPDLDGDADPQETAILDDITEYA; from the exons ATGGAGGAGCAGGAGAGGGAGATCTCCTACGCGGACCCTCCGGCGTCGGACAGCGAGGTCGTGGTGGTGGTGAATCCGAGTCGAGTGCGCCCTCCGCTGGGCGTGGTGCTCGCCACGGTGCTGTACTGCGCCGAACTCCTCAACGCGGCCGTGCTGTGCGGCAGCTACCACCGCACCAATGACGACTACTGGCTGGGCTACACCATCGCCTTCATGCTCCTGCCGGCTGTGCTCATCCAGATGACCCTCATCTTCATCCACAGGGACGTGGGCCGAGACCGGCCGCTGGTCCTCCTGCTGCACCTGCTGCTCCTGGGGCCCATCATCAG GTGTTTCGATGCCCTGATGGCGTACTTTCAAGCCGGCAGGAAGGAAGAACCCTACGTGACCATAACCAGGAAGATTTACTTGAAGAGGGGCGAGGGCACGCGCACCGAGTGCCAAGTCAGCCGCTCGGAGCGCATCCTGGCCACGCACAGGAACGCCTTCAAGCGCACCACCGTCATCCAGGCCTTCCTGGGCTCCACGCCGCAACTCACGCTCCAGCTGTATGCAACCATCCAGGAGAAGTGCATCCTCCCCGTCCGAA tGACCCTGATGATCATCACCAACATCTCCATCATCTACGGGGCCCTGGTGTGCAGCGTCCTGGCCGTGCAGGTGCGCTACGACGACTACAAGGTGCGCTTCCGCCCGTCGGCCTACCTGTGCATGATCCTGTGGCGGGGCCTGGAGATCACCACGCGCATCACCGCCCTGGTCCTCATGAGCACGGCGCTCACCCACTGGGTGATcctggtgggcgtggccaacctgctcttcttcttcttcctgcccTGGGCCGAGCTGTGGGCCAGGAAGGGCTCGCTGGCCCAGGACGTGGAGAAGAACTTCTCCAAGCTGGGCACGGTGGTGGTGCTGTGCCTGTTCACGCTGCTCTACGCCTGCATCAACGTCTTCTGCTGGTCGGCCGTGCAGCTGGACCTGGGCCACGGCGAGCTCATCGACCGCAGGCAGCGCTGGGACCGGCTGGCCGCCTACTACGGCGCCCGCTTCGCCGAGAACCTGCTGCTCATCGCGCTCTGGTACTCGTTCAAGTCGGACTTCTACGAGTACGTGTGCGCGCCGCTGCTGGCCGCGCAGCTGCTGGTCGGCTACGGCCTGGCCGTGCTCTTCATGCTGCTCTTCTATCAGTACTTCCACCCGTGCCGCAGCCTCTTCCGCCACAACGTGCACGACTGCCTGCGTTGCGTCTGCTGGCGGCGGGCGGGCGAGGAGGCGGGGCCGGCGAGGGCGATGGCGCCGTCCTACTCCACCGCCGCCACCATGGTGCTGATCCCCGACCAGCCTCTGCTGGGCCCGCCGGACCTCGACGGCGACGCCGATCCGCAGGAGACGGCCATTTTGGATGACATCACGGAATACGCCTGA
- the nox1 gene encoding NADPH oxidase 1, which translates to MANWIINNGVTCVTLVVWMGINIFLFVWFYLFYDLGDQFFYTRHLLGSALAWARAPAAVLNFNCLLILLPVCRNLLSLIRGSLVCCSRSLRKQLDKNIDFHKLVAYTIALMTAVHVIAHLLNVEWYNNSRLGVYDRLSTALSDLEDTKNTTYLNPIRITSASLDEQQIPTYLVFTTIAGITGVIITLCLILIITSSMEVIRRSYFEVFWYTHHLFIIFFAGLVIHGAGRIVRSQQNVKAHNFTACKDRIAEWGRVPECPVPQFAGGFPQTWMWVIGPMILYLCERLLRLVRYLQAVRYRKIVMHPSKVLELQLVKSGFKMEVGQYVFLNCPAISQLEWHPFTMTSAPEEEFFSVHIRSAGDWTEKLIGIMQQLPEGAQGPKMGVDGPFGTASEDVFDYEVAMLVGAGIGVTPFASILKSIWYKFKESNPVLRTRKIYFYWLCRETNAFEWFADLLQVQEREMEERGIGDFLTYKLFLTGWDQSHANHAMVHFDEETDVVTGLKQKTHYGRPNWDKEFEQVRKENPSAVVGTFLCGPVALAKVLAKKCAKYSDVDPRKTKFYFNKENF; encoded by the exons ATGGCCAACTGGATTATTAACAATGGCGTTACCTGTGTCACACTG gtGGTGTGGATGGGAATCAACATCTTCCTCTTTGTCTGGTTTTATCTCTTCTACGACTTGGGGGATCAGTTCTTTTACACACGGCATCTCTTAGGG TCGGCCCTGGCCTGGGCCAGGGCCCCCGCCGCCGTGCTCAACTTCAACTGCCTGCTCATCCTCCTCCCCGTGTGTCGCAACCTGCTGTCCCTCATCCGCGGCTCCCTCGTG TGTTGCAGTCGTAGTTTGAGGAAGCAGCTGGACAAAAATATCGACTTTCACAAGTTGGTGGCTTACACCATCGCCCTCATGACAG CCGTCCACGTCATCGCCCATCTCCTGAACGTGGAGTGGTACAACAACAGCAGACTCGGCGTTTACGACCGGCTCAGCACGGCGCTGTCCGACCTGGAGGACACCAAGAACACCACCTACCTCAACCCCATTCGCATAACGAGTGCCAGCCTG GATGAGCAGCAAATTCCCACTTACTTGGTGTTCACCACCATCGCCGGCATCACGGGGGTCATCATCACCCTGtgcctcatcctcatcatcacgtCCTCCATGGAGGTCATCCGCCGCAGCTACTTCGAGGTCTTCTGGTACACGCACCacctcttcatcatcttcttcgcCGGCCTCGTCATTCACGGCGCCGG GCGCATCGTGAGGAGTCAGCAAAACGTGAAGGCGCACAACTTCACCGCCTGCAAGGACCGCATCGCCGAGTGGGGGCGGGTCCCCGAGTGCCCCGTCCCGCAGTTTGCGGGGGGCTTTCCTCAG ACGTGGATGTGGGTGATCGGCCCGATGATTTTGTACCTGTGTGAGCGGCTGCTGCGTTTAGTCCGATACTTGCAGGCGGTCCGATACCGAAAG ATCGTGATGCATCCGTCCAAGGTGCTGGAGTTGCAGCTGGTCAAGAGCGGCTTCAAAATGGAGGTGGGCCAGTACGTGTTCCTCAACTGCCCGGCCATCTCTCAGCTGGAGTGGCACCCGTTCACCATGACCTCGGCCCCCGAGGAGGAATTCTTCAGCGTGCACATCCGCTCGGCCGGAGACTGGACGGAAAAACTCATCGGCATCATGCAGCAGCTGCCCGAGGGCGCGCAAGGGCCCAA AATGGGCGTGGACGGGCCCTTCGGGACGGCCAGCGAGGACGTGTTCGACTACGAGGTGGCCATGTTGGTGGGCGCGGGAATCGGCGTCACCCCCTTCGCCTCCATCCTCAAGTCCATCTGGTACAAATTCAAGGAATCCAACCCAGTTCTGCGCACGCGAAAG ATCTACTTCTACTGGCTGTGCCGAGAGACAAATGCCTTTGAGTGGTTCGCTGACCTCCTGCAGGTTCAAGAGAGGGAGATGGAGGAAAGGGGCATCGGGGATTTCCTCACCTACAAGCTCTTTCTCACCGGATGGGATCAGAGTCAT GCCAATCACGCAATGGTGCACTTTGATGAGGAGACAGACGTGGTCACTGGACTCAAACAGAAAACTCACTACGGAAGACCGAACTGGGATAAGGAGTTTGAACAAGTCCGCAAAGAGAACCCATC GGCCGTGGTGGGAACGTTCTTGTGCGGCCCGGTTGCTTTGGCCAAGGTCTTGGCAAAGAAATGCGCCAAATACTCGGACGTGGACCCGCGCAAGACAAAGTTCTACTTCAACAAGGAGAACTTTTGA